The following are encoded together in the Pan troglodytes isolate AG18354 chromosome 6, NHGRI_mPanTro3-v2.0_pri, whole genome shotgun sequence genome:
- the GRID2IP gene encoding delphilin isoform X1: MGKDQGFSRHFRIFIPKKHRARFDEVVSQGLLGKLCRARRTQGAQRLRRSRSEERPERLLVSTRASAPPRRPDEPPPRRASLLVGGLAGPGGARRTVRVYKGNKSFGFTLRGHGPVWIESVLPGSPADNAALKSGDRILFLNGLDMRNCSHDKVVSMLQGSGAMPTLVVEEGLVPFASDSDSLDSPNPSSALTSLQWVAEILPSSIRVQGRTFSQQLEHLLTPPERYGVCRALESFFQHRNIDTLIVDVYPVLDTPAKQVLWQFIYQLLTYEEQELCQEKIACFLGYTAMTAEPEPELDLESEPTPEPQPRSSLRASSMCRRSLRSQGLEAGLSCGPSECPEMPLPLIPGERQAGDGTSLPETPNPKMMSAVYAELESRLNSSFKGKMGTVSKSRASPPGPSPAVTTGPRTLSSVSWPSERLLPSPCYHPLCSGGLASPSSSESHPYASLDSSRAPSPQPGPGPICPDSPPSPDPTRPPSRRKLFTFSHPVRSRDTDRFLDVLSEQLGPRVTIVDDFLTPENDYEEMSFHDDQGSFVTNERSSASDCISSSEEGSSLTYSSISDHIPPPPLSPPPPPPLPFHDAKPSSRSSDGSRGPAQALAKPLTQLSHPVPPPPPPPLPPPVPCAPPMLSRGLGHRRSETSHMSVKRLRWEQVENSEGTIWGQLGEDSDYDKLSDMVKYLDLELHFGTQKPAKPVPGPEPFRKKEVVEILSHKKAYNTSILLAHLKLSPAELRQVLMSMEPRRLEPAHLAQLLLFAPDADEEQRYQAFREAPARLSEPDQFVLQMLSVPEYKTRLRSLHFQATLQEKTEEIRGSLECLRQASLELKNSRKLAKILEFVLAMGNYLNDGQPKTNKTTGFKINFLTELNSTKTVDGKSTFLHILAKSLSQHFPELLGFAQDLPTVPLAAKVNQRALTSDLADLHGTISEIQDACQSISPSSEDKFAMVMSSFLETAQPALRALDGLQREAMEELGKALAFFGEDSKATTSEAFFGIFAEFMSKFERALSDLQAGEGLRSSGMVSPLAW; this comes from the exons ATGGGGAAGGACCAGGGCTTCTCTCGGCACTTTCG GATCTTCATCCCCAAGAAGCACCGGGCGCGCTTCGACGAGGTGGTGTCTCAGGGCCTCCTGGGCAAGCTGTGCCGCGCCCGCCGGACCCAGGGCGCGCAGCGACTGCGCCGGAGCCGCAGCGAGGAGCGGCCGGAGCGCCTCCTGGTGTCCACGCGCGCCAGCGCCCCGCCGCGCCGCCCCGATGAGCCGCCCCCGCGCAGGGCCTCCTTGCTGGTGGGCGGCCTCGCCGGCCCCGGGGGCGCGCGCAG GACTGTCCGAGTCTACAAAGGCAACAAGAGCTTCGGCTTCACACTTCGCGGCCACGGGCCTGTCTGGATCGAGTCTGTCCTGCCTG GGAGCCCAGCTGACAATGCTGCCCTCAAGTCAGGTGACCGGATCCTCTTCCTCAATGGACTGGACATGAG GAACTGCTCCCACGACAAGGTGGTGTCCATGCTGCAGGGCAGTGGTGCCATGCCCACGCTGGTGGTGGAGGAAGGGCTCGTCCCATTTGCCAGTG aCTCCGATTCTCTGGACTCACCCAACCCGTCGTCGGCGCTCACCTCCCTGCAGTGGGTGGCGGAGATCCTGCCGTCCAGCATCCGGGTCCAAGGGAGGACCTTCAGCCAGCAGCTGGAGCACCTACTCACACCTCCTGAGCGCTATGGGGTCTGCCGGGCCCTCGAGAGCTTCTTCCAGCACAG GAACATCGACACCCTCATCGTTGACGTCTACCCTGTGCTGGACACCCCTGCCAAGCAGGTCCTGTGGCAGTTCATCTACCAGCTGCTGACCTATGAGGAGCAGGAGCTCTGTCAGGAGAAAATCGCATGCTTCCTGGGCTACACGGCCATGACAG CAGAGCCGGAGCCTGAGCTGGACCTGGAGTCCGAGCCCACGCCTGAGCCCCAGCCGCGGAGCTCCCTGCGGGCTTCCTCCATGTGCCGCCGCAGCCTCCGGTCCCAGGGCCTGGAGGCCGGCCTCAGCTGCG GTCCCAGCGAGTGCCCTGAGATGCCTCTTCCCCTGATCCCAGGCGAGCGCCAGGCAGGCGATGGCACGTCCCTCCCTGAGACCCCCAACCCCAAGATG ATGTCAGCCGTCTATGCAGAGCTTGAGTCTCGACTGAACAGCAGCTTCAAAGGGAAGATGGGGACCGTGTCCAAATCCCGGGCTTcccccccaggccccagcccagcaGTCACCACAG GGCCCAGGACCCTGTCCAGCGTCTCATGGCCCAGCGAGCGACTCTTGCCCTCCCCCTGCTACCACCCGCTGTGTTCGGGGGGTCTGGCCTCCCCCAGCAGCTCTGAGTCCCACCCCTACGCCAGCCTGGACAGCAGCAGGGCACCCTCCCCACAGCCAGGCCCCGGGCCCATCTGCCCCGACAGCCCCCCAAGCCCGGACCCCACCCGCCCGCCCAGCCGCAGGAAGCTCTTCACCTTCTCCCACCCTGTGCGAAGCCGCGATACTGACCGCTTCCTGGACGTGCTGAGCGAGCAGCTGGGCCCCCGGGTCACCATCGTGGATGATTTCCTGACCCCTGAGAACGACTACGAGGAG ATGAGCTTCCATGATGACCAGGGCAGCTTCGTAACCAATGAGCGGAGCAGCGCCAGCGACTGCATCAGCAGCAGTGAAGAAGGCAGCTCCCTGACCTACTCCTCCATCTCTGACcacatccccccacccccgctcAGCCCCCCACCACCGCCACCCCTGCCTTTCCATGACGCTAAGCCCAGCTCCCGCAGTTCTGATGGTTCCCGGGGCCCTGCTCAGGCGCTGGCCAAGCCCCTCACCCAACTCAGCCACCCAGTCCCTCCACCACCCCCAccgcccctgcccccacccgTGCCCTGTGCACCCCCCATGCTGTCCCGGGGCCTGGGCCACCGGCGCAGTGAGACCAGCCACATGAGCGTCAAGCGCTTGCGGTGGGAACAGGTGGAGAACTCAGAAGGCACCATCTGGGGTCAG CTCGGGGAAGACTCTGACTACGATAAGCTGAGTGACATGGTGAAATACCTCGACCTGGAGCTCCACTTCGGCACCCAGAAACCTGCTA AACCGGTGCCGGGGCCGGAGCCCTTCCGGAAGAAGGAGGTGGTGGAGATCCTGTCCCATAAGAAGGCCTACAACACCT CCATCCTCTTGGCGCACCTGAAGCTGAGCCCCGCGGAGCTGCGCCAGGTGCTTATGAGCATGGAGCCCCGGCGCCTGGAGCCCGCACATCTGGCGCAGCTGCTTCTCTTCGCGCCCGACGCCGACGAGGAGCAGCGCTACCAGGCCTTCCGCGAGGCGCCCGCCCGCCTCAGCGAGCCGGACCAGTTCGTCCTGCAG ATGCTGTCAGTTCCCGAATACAAGACACGCCTGCGCAGCCTCCACTTCCAGGCCACCCTCCAGGAGAAGACAGAGGAGATCCGAGGCAGCCTTGAATGCTTGCGCCAGGCCTCCCTGGAGCTCAAAAACAGTCGGAAGCTCGCCAAGATCCTGGAG TTTGTGTTGGCCATGGGCAACTATCTCAACGATGGACAGCCCAAAACCAACAAGACTACGGGCTTCAAGATCAACTTTCTGACAGAG CTGAACTCCACCAAGACAGTGGACGGGAAGTCCACCTTCCTGCACATCCTTGCCAAATCGCTGAGCCAGCACttccctgaactcctgggctttgCTCAGGACCTGCCCACCGTGCCCCTGGCTGCCAAAG TGAACCAACGGGCCCTGACCAGTGACCTGGCTGACCTCCATGGCACTATCAGCGAGATACAGGATGCCTGCCAGAGCATTTCCCCCTCTAGCGAGGACAAGTTTGCAATGGTCATGTCG TCCTTCCTGGAGACGGCCCAGCCAGCACTTCGGGCGCTAGACGGGCTGCAGCGCGAGGCCATGGAGGAGCTGGGCAAGGCGCTGGCCTTCTTTGGGGAGGATTCCAAGGCCACCACCTCTGAGGCTTTCTTCGGCATCTTTGCAGAGTTCATGAGCAAATTCGAG CGAGCGCTGAGTGACCTGCAGGCCGGGGAGGGCCTGCGCAGCTCCGGGATGGTTTCACCCCTGGCCTGGTGA